A stretch of DNA from Rheinheimera sp. MMS21-TC3:
CCAAGTGAGCGCAGATTTACCATCATTAACTAGCTCTACAGTGATCCCAGCACTAGTTAACGCCCGCTTAACTTGATTACGAGCAACAGCAGAGTCATCTACTACCAACACCGTAATATTAGCAAAATCGCGATCCGCACTATGGCTTTTCACTTTATCACTCACTACTTCATCTGCAGGGCTTATCTCAGCAAATACCTTTTCAACATCAATAATTTGCACTAAGTTTTTATCAATTTCAGTCACAGCAGTTAAGTAATGTGAAGTGCCGGCTCCTTGAGGCGGGGGCAAAATTTGATCCCATTTCATATTAACGATGCGCTCAACACCATTTACTAAAAAGCCCTGTGTATGCCTATTATATTCAGTCACTAAAATAAAGGCTGTCGATAAATCTTCAATTCGTTTACCACCAACAGCTTGGTTTAAATCAATAACCATTACTGGAACACCGCGTAAATGGGCGATGCCACGGACATGTTTGCTAGCACCTGGCATTTCCGTTAATTCTGGGCACTGTAAT
This window harbors:
- a CDS encoding chemotaxis protein CheV; amino-acid sequence: MSNMMSSVNQRTNLVGNNRLELLLFRLHGKQLFGINVFKVREVLQCPELTEMPGASKHVRGIAHLRGVPVMVIDLNQAVGGKRIEDLSTAFILVTEYNRHTQGFLVNGVERIVNMKWDQILPPPQGAGTSHYLTAVTEIDKNLVQIIDVEKVFAEISPADEVVSDKVKSHSADRDFANITVLVVDDSAVARNQVKRALTSAGITVELVNDGKSALTWLQNKAEQLDCNIADVVPIVISDIEMPEMDGYTLTAEIKADPDLKLIHVVLHSSLSGIFNQAMVKKVGADDFIAKFHPDELVSAVQKWLMNE